TATGAGTTAGGGACGTATGAGGCAGGGCAGTACCTTCTGGACGTTCTGGGGCCCTTGGGACAGCCAAGTCATATAGACAACTTTGGGACAGTGGTTATGATAGGTGGTGGAGTAGGAGTGGCCGAGATGTATCCCGTAGCTAAGGCGATGAAAGAAGCGGGAAACTACGTGATATCCATATTAGGTTTTAGGACCAAGGAACTCGTTTTTTGGGAGGATAAGCTAAGATCCGTAAGTGATGAGGTGATAGTAACAACCAACGATGGGAGCTATGGGATGAAAGGATTTACAACCCACGCACTGCAAAAGCTGATTGATGAGGGAAGAAAAATAGACCTCGTGCATGCTGTAGGACCGACTATTATGATGAAATTCGTCGCAGAGCTGACGAGACCTTATGGAATCAAAACTGTGGTTAGTCTAAACCCAATAATGGTCGATGCAACAGGCATGTGCGGTGTATGCAGGGTCACGGTAGGGGGAGAGGTAAAATTTGCATGCGTAGATGGGCCGGAGTTCGATGGGCATGAAGTTGATTTTGATGAGCTTATGAGAAGGCTGGATTATTATAAAGATTTGGAGAAGCTTTCATTTGAAAAATGGAAGCGCGAGAGGGGGATGGTTTAAATGTCAAGGAAGATTATAAAGGAACGAGTTCCAACTCCAGAAAGGCCTCCCGAAGAGAGAAACAAGGACTTCAATGAGGTAAACCTGGGTTACACCTTAGAGCTCGCAAAGAAAGAAGCTGAAAGGTGCCTTCAATGCAAGCCCGCTCCATGCGTACAGGGATGTCCCGTTTATATTGACATACCCGCTTTTATTGCAAAGATAATTGAAGAAGACATAAAAGGTGCCCTTGAGGTCATATGGAGGAACAACTCACTCCCTGCAATTACGGGAAGGGTCTGCCCGCAGGAGGATCAGTGTGAAGGAGTATGCACAATGGGTAAAATCGGCGATCCCATAAACATAGGCAAGCTTGAAAGGTTTGTCGCGGATTACGCGAGGAAGCATGGAATAGATGAGGAGCTTCTCCAAGAGCAGATAAAGGGGATACAGCCGAATGGAAAGAAGGTTGCCGTTATTGGGGCCGGACCGGCTGGGCTTACATGTGCCGCCGAGCTGGCAAAAATGGGATACGAGGTGACGATATTTGAGGCCCTGCACGAGCCGGGAGGAGTCACAATCTACGGAATTCCCGAGTTCAGGCTCCCCAAAGAGATAGTCAGGAGGGAGCTTGAGAATTTGAGGAAGCTTGGCGTGAAGATTGAGACCGACACGCTTGTGGGCAAAACAATTACCTTTGAAGAGCTGAAACAAGAGTACGATGCCATTTTCATAGGAACAGGTGCTGGAACGCCGAAATTTGTGAAGTGGGAAGGGATAAACCTAAACGGAATCTACTCGGCAAATGAGTTTCTCACAAGGGTTAACCTCATGAAAGCATATCAGTTCCCCGAGTACGATACGCCGATTAAAGTAGGCAAGAGAGTGGCCGTTATTGGGGGAGGAAACACCGCAATGGACGCAGCCCGTTCTGCGTTGAGACTTGGCGCCGAGGTGTGGGTTCTCTACAGAAGAACAAAAAAGGAGATGACAGCAAGGATAGAGGAGATACACCATGCAGAGGAAGAAGGAGTTAAGTTCATGTTTCTTGTATCTCCAAAAAGATTTATCGGAGACGAACACGGAAACCTTAAGGCAATAGAGCTTGAGAAGATGGAGCTTGGAGAACCCGACGAAACCGGAAGGAGGAAGCCTGTCCCAACGGGCGAAACCTTCATCATGGAATTTGACAACGCCATAATAGCGATAGGGCAGACTCCAAATAAAACTTTTATACAAAGCGTACCAGACCTTCTCGTGGACAGGTGGGGAAGGATAGTAGTTGACGATAGGCTAATGACAAGCATTCCAGGTGTTTTTGCTGGTGGGGATGCCATAAGGGGAGAAGCGACGGTGATTCTGGCAATGGGTGACGGAAGAAAAGCCGCAAAGAGTATACACGAATACTTAAGCGGAAACGCCTAAACCTCCCTACCCTCTATTTTTGGTGATAGTATGGAGTTCTTTGAGGTTGTCAAAAAGAGGAGAAGCATTAGAAAATATCAGAAGAAAAAGATTCCAGAGGAATATGTGGAGAAGATTCTTGAGGCGGCATTTTATTCCCCAAGCTCAAGGAACAGAAGACCATGGCACTTCGTAGTTGTTGACGAGGAAGGGCTTATCAAAAAGCTAGCTCAAACAAGACCGGCGTTGGAGTTTTTGGAAACAGCACCTTTAGCAATAGTTGTATGCGGAGATGAGGAAATAAGCTCCGCTTGGGTGTTTGATGCATCTATAGCGGCAGAGCACATACAGCTGGCTGCCACGGCATTAGGATTAGGGACATGTTGGGGTCATGTGCTTGAGAGGATGCACAACAAAGAGAAGAGCGCTGAAGATTACGTGAGAGAACTCCTAGGAATTCCAGAACATATAAGAGTTTTGTGCATCATCGGTATAGGTTACCCAGCAGAAGAAAAGCCGTCCCACAGTGAAAAAGAAGTAATGTGGGGGAGAGTTCACCGGAACAGGTTTGGAAACTCATGGAAAATGAAGTAAAAAAGCTAAATAACAGCAGGAATCCCGGGAACTCTTGGGAAAGGCTGTACTTCAGCTATGTGCTTTGCGCCAACTATATACCTAACAAGCCTCTCCACTCCAATGCCGGCTCCAGCAGAGGGCTTAAGTTTTCCAGCTTTTGCAACCTCAAGGTAAGGCCTAAAGGCCTCCAAGCTTAACCCGCTTTCCTTAAGCTTTCTAACTATCACATCGTACTGCCACTCCCTTTCTCCACCGCTTGAAACTTCTCCGTAACCTTCGGGCAGTATTAAATCATAGTTTCTAAAGTGCCCCGGCCTCTCTGGATCTTCCCTGTCGTAGAATTCCCTTGAGATGTCCGTTATCCAGAAAGGCTCGCTCATTGCCTTACTTGCCTTCTCATCGTCCCCAAACTCTTCCTCAACTTCCTCCATTGTGAAGCGCTTAAACGGCGACTTAACCCTGGGCAGCTCCCTTCCTTCAAGCTCTTCCCACTTTCTTGTCTCCTTAAAAAGCCCGGCAATAAGCTCCTCAATTAACCCAATAACATCGTCCATGGTGGCGTAGGCTATCTCAAAGTCGAGCTGGGTAAATTCATACGCATGCCTTCCATCGTCTCTATCCCTCTCTTCAAGCCTGATGTTTGGTGAAAGAACAAATATCTTTTCCAGTCCCATCGCTATGGCAAACTGCTTATGCAGAATCATGCTGTGCATAAGCTTGAGCCTTGTGCCGTAAGCTTCAATTTCTGGGGCCCTCATTTTACTCGCCGCCGGATCTGGCCACAGGGGATCGGTTATCGAGCTAAGCATAACCGGCAAGAGCCACTTAAAGCCCCTCTTCACAAAGAAGTCTGTCATGTAGTCTATAACTTTCGTCTGCACTCTCATCGCCTTTTCAATATCCCTGCTTACAAGTTGAACAGCGTTCATGAGCATCACCAGTATGAGGAATTCCCGAAGTCCTATATGTACTTTGTGCAAAAAACTTTGAAAAATTGGTAAATTTGCAAAGAAATAGGGCTATTATCTTAGATTTTATCCAACAGGTTTATAAAAAACATTGACACAATTCTCACAAACCGCAACTATGGACCTTCAATCTCAATAAGAAGTCACAAGAAGAGAAGATAAGAAAGGAAAAGACTTCACTGCTGTGGACAGACGTCCTTCTCTGTTGGTGGATTGGGATCAAGGCCTTTTCTCTGTCTTATCTGTCTTATGATGTTTATTGCGAGTTCATTTGGAACCCTCTTGAAGCCAGCGTGCTCTGTGCTCCACAACGCTCTACCGCTCGTTGCACCCCTAATTGCCCCTGCAAATCCGAACATCTCCGCCACTGGAGCCTCTGCAATGATAATCATCACCTCACCTTCTTGCCTCATGTCAACAAGCTGTCCTCTTCTCTGGTTGAGCTCTCTGCTGACAGCACCCATGTATTCGTATGGAACGTTAATAATGACCTTCTGGTATGGCTCGTAAAGAACTGGGTTTGCCTTCATCATTGCACAGTGGATAGCGGTTCTAATTGCCGGGTAAATCTGAGCTGGACCTCTGTGAACGTTATCCTCGTGAATCTTTGCATCCATGAGTCTAACTATTACCTTCATTACAGGCTCTCTGGCAAGTGGTCCCTCGTCCATTGCCTGGTGGAAACCATCTACAAGGAGATCCATAACTTCGTTGAGGTACTGGATACCCTTGGTGTTGTCAAGGAACATGTTGCCATTGTAAACATCAACTATACCCTTGGCCATCTCATAGTCCATCCCAAGCTCTGCGAGCTTCTTTGCAACAGCCTTTGGATCTTTTGGTCTTCCTTCCGGTATTTCACCCTCTTTAATTGCCTGGTAAATCTCATCCGGCATTGGTTCAACAACAATGTAGAACCTGTTGTGCTTGTTTGGTGACTTTCCTTCGACTATTGGGCTTTGCTTTGTAATGCTTTCTCTGTAAACGACGATTGGCTCTGAAACATCAACATCAACGCCCCATTTATCCTTAAGGTGCACGAGCTTGACCTCAAGGTGGAGCTCACCCATACCGCTAAGCAAGTGTTGTCCCGTCTCCTCGTCAATCTTGACGTGGAGTGTTGGATCTTCCTTGGCGAGCTGTCTGAGAGCTTCGATAAGCCTTGGTAAGTCTTTGACGTTCTTGGCCTCAACGGCCACTGTAACGACGGGCTCGCTTATGTAGTGAAGTGCCTCAAACGGTTCGATTTGCTCCTCGCTAACTGTTTCACCGGCCATTGCATCTTTCAAACCTGTTACGGCAACTATGTTACCTGCCGGGATGGCTTCCATGTTGATTCTCTCTGGTCCCATATAGATACCAACCTGCTGGATTCTTGCCTTTCTCTTAGCGGTGATGAGGTAAACCTCTTGACCCGTCTTTACGGTACCGCTCCATACTCTACCGGTTGCAACCTCACCGGCGTGCTTGTCAATAATGATCTTTGTAACAACCATGGCCATCTTTCCATTTGGATCACAGTTAAGCATCGCCTGACCAATCTCGCTCTCGATGTCCCCTCTCCAAAGGTGCGGAATTCTGTACTTTTGAGCCTGCAATGGATTTGGAAGGTGCCTAACTACCATGTCCAGAACAACCACGTGAAGTGGAGCCTTCTTTCTAAGGGTCTTCAAATCACCGGCGTTTGTTAAGTCAATGATGTCCTTGAACGAGACACCGGTCTTCCTCATGTAGGGAACGCTGAGTGCCCAGTTGTAGTAAGCTGAACCGAAGGCAACGCTACCGTCCTCAACTTTAACAAGCCACTTGTCCTTGAACTCCGGAGGAGCGTACCTCCTAATCAAACGGTTTACGTCGGTAATTACCTTGACAAACCTCTCTTGCATCTGTTGCGGGGTAAGCTTGAGCTCTTTAATGAGTCTGTCAACCTTGTTGATGAAGAGAACCGGCTTGACGTACTCTCTCAAAGCCTGTCTAAGTACCGTCTCCGTCTGGGGCATTACACCTTCAACGGCATCCACAACGATTATTGCTCCATCTATGGCCCTCATTGCTCTTGTAACGTCACCACCGAAGTCAACGTGACCTGGAGTGTCAATGAGGTTGATAAGGTACTTCTGCCCCTCATACTCGTGAATCATTGAAACGTTGGCGGCGTTAATTGTAATACCTCTTGCCTGTTCTTGCTCATCGAAGTCAAGCACGAGCTGCTTTCCTGCAAGTTCTTCGCTGATCATTCCCGCTCCGGCCAACAGGTTGTCACTAAGTGTCGTCTTACCGTGGTCAATGTGAGCGGCAATACCCATATTTCTAATTCTCTCCGGTTGAGTCATCAACTGCTTGATTTCCTTAATCATCTCTTCCCTTTTTCCCATATCGCACCACCTAAAACATTGATCGTCAGTTCATCATTCACTTCAAAAGTTCAGTTATAAATCTTTCCATAACTATTTCCCGAACCTCCTGTGACGTTTTTGATATTCTCTTATTATCCTCAAAAAGTCAATCTTCCTGAATTCGGGGAAATACACATCAACGAAGAAAAGCTCGCTATAGGCAATCTGATAAAGAAGGAAATTGCTTATCCTTATCTCTCCACCCGTTCTTATAACTATATCCGGGTCAGACATGTTGGGCACATAAAGATACCTCTTCAAGAGCTCCTCGTTTATTTCGTTTTTGCTCAGCTTTCCAGCTTGAACGTCTTCAACAATCCTCTTCACGGCATCGACAATCTCGCTTCTCCCCCCGTAGGCAACGGCAATGTTTAGGGTATAGTTGTTGTATTTCCTCGTCGCTTTCTCAGCCTCTTCTGCCGCTTCTCTCACGTTCTTTGGCAACAGCTCCTTCCTGCCAAGGACGTTAACCCTTATGCCGTATTTATGAACTCTCTCATCGTAAATAAGCTCCTTAAACTTCTTTTCAAAGAGATCCATGAGCATCTTTACCTCTTCCTTGCTTCTCTTAAAGTTCTCAGTTGAGAAAGCGTAAACAGTCAGCGTCCTTATCCCCAGTTCCCTGCACCATTCAAGAATTTCTTCCAGCTTTCTGGAACCAAAAAGGTGACCGTACCAAGGGGGCTTGTCCAAAAGTCTTGCCCACCTTCTATTGCCATCCATTATGAGGGCCACATGCTTTGGTATTTTCTCAGGCTGAGACTTAACTTTTTCAAGGAGGTAAGACTCATACAAGTCATAAGCGGGTTTAAATAAAATATGGGGAATTTTGGAAACAATCCTGTAGAGCATATCCCTTCACTCAATCTTCTTTCTCTTCGCCATGTGCATTTCGGCAAGCTCAATATAAATTTCGGCGTTTTTCTTTGTCATCTCTATTTCCTCTTCACTGAGCTGCCTCACAACTTTGCCCGGGACGCCTACAACAAGGCTGTAATCTGGAATCTCCTTGCCCGGAGGTATTAAGGCCCCAGCCCCTATGATGACATGGTTTCCGATTTTTGCCCCATCCAACACCACGGCCCCCATTCCTACAATAACGTAGTTTCCAATCTTCGCTCCGTGGACAACTGCGTTGTGCCCTATTGTAACGTACTCCCCAATTATCGTGGGCATCCCGTGGGAGGTGTGGATGCTGACGTTATCCTGAATGTTGGAGCCCCTTCCAACGTATATCTGCTCTATGTCCCCCCTCAGAACCGCTGAAGGCCAAACGCTCGTCTTCTCCTCTAAAACGACGTCTCCAATTATGTAAGCGTTCTCATCCACAAAAGCCGTTTCGTGAATTTTAGGTTTCCTCCCATTTAGCTCGTAAATCACCATGATTACCACCAGTAATGGCTGGATAAAACAACTTATAAACTTTAACACCCTAAAAGACATGTGGTGAAACGCCAATGAGATACCGAAAAGGTGCCAGTGCCGAGAGAGAGCTTATAA
The Thermococcus sp. 2319x1 DNA segment above includes these coding regions:
- a CDS encoding sulfide/dihydroorotate dehydrogenase-like FAD/NAD-binding protein, which translates into the protein MFRIVHKEILAPHINLFEIEAPRIAKHAKPGQFVIIRLHERGERIPLTIADTNPERGTITIVAQEVGKTTYELGTYEAGQYLLDVLGPLGQPSHIDNFGTVVMIGGGVGVAEMYPVAKAMKEAGNYVISILGFRTKELVFWEDKLRSVSDEVIVTTNDGSYGMKGFTTHALQKLIDEGRKIDLVHAVGPTIMMKFVAELTRPYGIKTVVSLNPIMVDATGMCGVCRVTVGGEVKFACVDGPEFDGHEVDFDELMRRLDYYKDLEKLSFEKWKRERGMV
- the gltA gene encoding NADPH-dependent glutamate synthase; translation: MSRKIIKERVPTPERPPEERNKDFNEVNLGYTLELAKKEAERCLQCKPAPCVQGCPVYIDIPAFIAKIIEEDIKGALEVIWRNNSLPAITGRVCPQEDQCEGVCTMGKIGDPINIGKLERFVADYARKHGIDEELLQEQIKGIQPNGKKVAVIGAGPAGLTCAAELAKMGYEVTIFEALHEPGGVTIYGIPEFRLPKEIVRRELENLRKLGVKIETDTLVGKTITFEELKQEYDAIFIGTGAGTPKFVKWEGINLNGIYSANEFLTRVNLMKAYQFPEYDTPIKVGKRVAVIGGGNTAMDAARSALRLGAEVWVLYRRTKKEMTARIEEIHHAEEEGVKFMFLVSPKRFIGDEHGNLKAIELEKMELGEPDETGRRKPVPTGETFIMEFDNAIIAIGQTPNKTFIQSVPDLLVDRWGRIVVDDRLMTSIPGVFAGGDAIRGEATVILAMGDGRKAAKSIHEYLSGNA
- a CDS encoding nitroreductase family protein, with amino-acid sequence MEFFEVVKKRRSIRKYQKKKIPEEYVEKILEAAFYSPSSRNRRPWHFVVVDEEGLIKKLAQTRPALEFLETAPLAIVVCGDEEISSAWVFDASIAAEHIQLAATALGLGTCWGHVLERMHNKEKSAEDYVRELLGIPEHIRVLCIIGIGYPAEEKPSHSEKEVMWGRVHRNRFGNSWKMK
- a CDS encoding asparagine synthetase A → MNAVQLVSRDIEKAMRVQTKVIDYMTDFFVKRGFKWLLPVMLSSITDPLWPDPAASKMRAPEIEAYGTRLKLMHSMILHKQFAIAMGLEKIFVLSPNIRLEERDRDDGRHAYEFTQLDFEIAYATMDDVIGLIEELIAGLFKETRKWEELEGRELPRVKSPFKRFTMEEVEEEFGDDEKASKAMSEPFWITDISREFYDREDPERPGHFRNYDLILPEGYGEVSSGGEREWQYDVIVRKLKESGLSLEAFRPYLEVAKAGKLKPSAGAGIGVERLVRYIVGAKHIAEVQPFPRVPGIPAVI
- a CDS encoding elongation factor EF-2, which produces MGKREEMIKEIKQLMTQPERIRNMGIAAHIDHGKTTLSDNLLAGAGMISEELAGKQLVLDFDEQEQARGITINAANVSMIHEYEGQKYLINLIDTPGHVDFGGDVTRAMRAIDGAIIVVDAVEGVMPQTETVLRQALREYVKPVLFINKVDRLIKELKLTPQQMQERFVKVITDVNRLIRRYAPPEFKDKWLVKVEDGSVAFGSAYYNWALSVPYMRKTGVSFKDIIDLTNAGDLKTLRKKAPLHVVVLDMVVRHLPNPLQAQKYRIPHLWRGDIESEIGQAMLNCDPNGKMAMVVTKIIIDKHAGEVATGRVWSGTVKTGQEVYLITAKRKARIQQVGIYMGPERINMEAIPAGNIVAVTGLKDAMAGETVSEEQIEPFEALHYISEPVVTVAVEAKNVKDLPRLIEALRQLAKEDPTLHVKIDEETGQHLLSGMGELHLEVKLVHLKDKWGVDVDVSEPIVVYRESITKQSPIVEGKSPNKHNRFYIVVEPMPDEIYQAIKEGEIPEGRPKDPKAVAKKLAELGMDYEMAKGIVDVYNGNMFLDNTKGIQYLNEVMDLLVDGFHQAMDEGPLAREPVMKVIVRLMDAKIHEDNVHRGPAQIYPAIRTAIHCAMMKANPVLYEPYQKVIINVPYEYMGAVSRELNQRRGQLVDMRQEGEVMIIIAEAPVAEMFGFAGAIRGATSGRALWSTEHAGFKRVPNELAINIIRQIRQRKGLDPNPPTEKDVCPQQ
- the uppS gene encoding polyprenyl diphosphate synthase, with translation MLYRIVSKIPHILFKPAYDLYESYLLEKVKSQPEKIPKHVALIMDGNRRWARLLDKPPWYGHLFGSRKLEEILEWCRELGIRTLTVYAFSTENFKRSKEEVKMLMDLFEKKFKELIYDERVHKYGIRVNVLGRKELLPKNVREAAEEAEKATRKYNNYTLNIAVAYGGRSEIVDAVKRIVEDVQAGKLSKNEINEELLKRYLYVPNMSDPDIVIRTGGEIRISNFLLYQIAYSELFFVDVYFPEFRKIDFLRIIREYQKRHRRFGK
- a CDS encoding gamma carbonic anhydrase family protein; translation: MVIYELNGRKPKIHETAFVDENAYIIGDVVLEEKTSVWPSAVLRGDIEQIYVGRGSNIQDNVSIHTSHGMPTIIGEYVTIGHNAVVHGAKIGNYVIVGMGAVVLDGAKIGNHVIIGAGALIPPGKEIPDYSLVVGVPGKVVRQLSEEEIEMTKKNAEIYIELAEMHMAKRKKIE